A region of Arabidopsis thaliana chromosome 5, partial sequence DNA encodes the following proteins:
- a CDS encoding inhibitor of trypsin/hageman factor-like protein, whose product MKVEWPELRGVSGLQAKATIESDNPLVTAFIYPQGVYLPSINCCNRVILYVPAEDCPNGPVQNRLLVG is encoded by the coding sequence ATGAAGGTGGAGTGGCCAGAGCTAAGAGGAGTGAGTGGACTTCAAGCAAAGGCAACAATAGAAAGTGACAATCCACTTGTGACTGCTTTCATTTACCCTCAAGGTGTTTATTTACCATCGATCAATTGTTGCAACCGTGTTATTCTCTATGTTCCAGCCGAAGATTGTCCTAATGGTCCTGTCCAAAACCGTCTACTCGTCGGATGA
- a CDS encoding Major facilitator superfamily protein (Major facilitator superfamily protein; FUNCTIONS IN: molecular_function unknown; INVOLVED IN: biological_process unknown; LOCATED IN: endomembrane system; EXPRESSED IN: cultured cell; CONTAINS InterPro DOMAIN/s: Nodulin-like (InterPro:IPR010658), Major facilitator superfamily, general substrate transporter (InterPro:IPR016196); BEST Arabidopsis thaliana protein match is: Major facilitator superfamily protein (TAIR:AT4G19450.1); Has 35333 Blast hits to 34131 proteins in 2444 species: Archae - 798; Bacteria - 22429; Metazoa - 974; Fungi - 991; Plants - 531; Viruses - 0; Other Eukaryotes - 9610 (source: NCBI BLink).) has protein sequence MAGQSRKWMILVATIWIQAFTGTNFDFSTYSSNLKSVLGISQVQLNYLAVASDLGKVFGWSSGLALLYFPLWTVLFAAAIMGFVGYGVQWLVITNVISLPYILVFLCCLLAGLSICWFNTVCFVLCIRNFPANRSLALSLTVSFNGVSAALYTLAYNAINPVSTELYLLLNALVPLFVSFAALIPILRQPPLEPLPPDGVRRDSLMFLLLNILAVLNGVYLLLFRSKTSDVTSARLLFGGSILLLILPLCLPGLVYARNWYLHNIHSSFRLEGSGFILVDVDELEMHKGMVTREASLEGYQLLNDDVVRAVNTPDQKSFIEDDDGCCCTKVITRNQLGMLGEEHPLSFLLCRSDFWLYYIAYFCGGTIGLVYSNNLGQIAQSLGQSSETTTLVTLYSSFSFFGRLLSATPDYIRAKVYFARTGWLAVALLPTTIALFLLASSGSLAALQAGTALIGLSSGFIFAAAVSITSELFGPNSVGVNHNILITNIPIGSLVYGFLAALVYESHSVAGSKTESVICMGRDCYLQTFMWWGCLSVIGLASSVVLFLRTRRAYQRFEQDRITSSMLYS, from the exons ATGGCGGGACAATCACGAAAATGGATGATTCTGGTAGCGACGATTTGGATTCAAGCATTCACCGGTACGAATTTCGATTTCTCGACGTATTCGTCGAATTTGAAATCGGTTCTAGGGATTTCGCAAGTACAATTGAATTATCTCGCCGTCGCTTCGGATCTTGGTAAAGTTTTCGGTTGGTCATCGGGACTTGCACTCTTGTATTTCCCTCTTTGGACGGTTCTTTTCGCGGCGGCGATTATGGGTTTCGTTGGTTATGGTGTTCAATGGCTCGTCATCACTAACGTCATCTCTTTGCCTTATATTCtg GTGTTTCTGTGTTGTTTGCTAGCTGGGCTAAGTATCTGTTGGTTCAACACAGTCTGCTTTGTGCTCTGCATCAGAAACTTCCCTGCAAACAGATCACTTGCACTTTCTCTCACAGTGAGCTTTAATGGTGTAAGTGCTGCTTTATACACTCTTGCTTACAACGCAATCAATCCTGTTTCTACAGAGCTATACCTACTCTTAAACGCTCTTGTACCTCTTTTTGTCTCATTTGCTGCACTCATCCCTATTCTTCGCCAACCGCCTCTTGAACCTCTTCCACCAGATGGAGTTCGAAGAGACTCTCTCATGTTTCTATTGCTTAACATATTAGCGGTCTTGAACGGTGTTTATCTGCTTCTCTTTCGTTCAAAGACTTCTGATGTAACTTCAGCTCGTCTTCTCTTTGGTGGATCAATACTTCTCTTGATTCTTCCTCTATGCCTCCCTGGTCTAGTCTACGCTCGCAATTGGTATCTACACAACATCCACTCCAGCTTCCGTTTAGAAGGTTCTGGTTTCATtcttgttgatgttgatgagcTTGAGATGCATAAAGGAATGGTGACACGTGAAGCCAGCCTTGAAGGCTACCAGTTGCTTAACGATGATGTAGTGCGAGCTGTCAATACTCCTGATCAGAAGAGTTTCATTGAAGATGACGACGGATGTTGTTGCACAAAGGTCATTACAAGAAATCAGCTTGGAATGTTGGGAGAGGAACATCCTCTATCTTTCCTCTTATGCAGATCAGATTTCTGGCTTTACTATATAGCCTATTTTTGCGGCGGCACGATTGGACTGGTTTACAGCAACAACCTGGGACAGATTGCACAATCTTTAGGACAAAGCTCTGAGACAACAACTCTTGTCACGCTTTATTCGTCTTTCTCATTCTTCGGTAGATTACTTTCAGCAACACCAGACTATATCAGAGC GAAGGTTTATTTTGCTAGAACTGGGTGGCTAGCCGTTGCTCTTTTACCAACCACAATTGCTCTTTTCTTGTTGGCATCATCAGGAAGCTTGGCAGCGTTACAAGCAGGAACTGCTCTAATCGGTCTAAGTTCGGGTTTCATATTTGCAGCAGCGGTTTCCATAACATCTGAGCTTTTTGGACCCAATAGCGTTGGGGTTAACCACAACATCCTCATCACAAACATACCGATAGGATCGTTGGTCTACGGTTTCTTAGCTGCTTTGGTCTATGAATCCCATAGCGTGGCTGGGTCAAAGACCGAGTCGGTTATATGTATGGGAAGAGACTGTTATCTCCAAACGTTTATGTGGTGGGGATGCTTGTCGGTGATTGGACTAGCTTCAAGTGTTGTCTTGTTTCTGAGAACCAGACGAGCCTATCAACGTTTTGAACAAGATCGGATAACTTCCAGCATGCTCTATTCTTAG